One window of Saimiri boliviensis isolate mSaiBol1 chromosome 4, mSaiBol1.pri, whole genome shotgun sequence genomic DNA carries:
- the TREM2 gene encoding triggering receptor expressed on myeloid cells 2 has translation MEPLRLLILLFVTELSGAHNTTVFQGVAGQSLQVSCPYDSMKQWGRRKAWCRQLGEKGPCHRVVSTHNLWLLSFLRRRNGSTVITDDTLGGILTITLRNLQPHDAGLYQCQILHGSEADTLRRVLVEVLEDPLDHDHQDTGDLWVPGESESFEDVHVEHSISRSLLEEEIPFPPTSILLLLACIFLIKILAASALWVAAWHGQKLGTHPLSEPDCGYDPGHQLQTLPGLRDT, from the exons ATGGAGCCCCTCCGGCTGCTCATCTTACTCTTTGTCACAG AGCTGTCCGGAGCCCACAACACCACAGTGTTCCAGGGTGTGGCGGGCCAGTCCCTGCAGGTGTCCTGCCCCTATGACTCCATGAAGCAATGGGGAAGGCGCAAGGCCTGGTGCCGCCAGCTGGGTGAGAAGGGCCCATGCCATCGTGTGGTCAGCACGCATAACTTGTGGCTGCTGTCCTTCCTGAGGAGGCGAAATGGGAGCACAGTCATCACAGACGATACCCTGGGTGGCATTCTCACCATTACACTGCGGAATCTACAGCCCCACGATGCAGGCCTCTACCAGTGCCAGATCCTCCATGGCAGCGAGGCTGACACCCTCAGGAGGGTGCTGGTGGAGGTGCTGGAAG ACCCCCTGGATCACGATCACCAGGACACTGGAGATCTCTGGGTCCCCGGGGAGTCTGAGAGCTTCGAGGATGTCCATGTGGAGCACAGCATCTCCAG GAGCCTCTTGGAAGAAGAAATCCCCTTCCCACCCACTTCCATCCTTCTCCTCCTGGCCTGCATCTTTCTCATCAAGATTCTAGCAGCCAGCGCCCTCTGGGTTGCAGCCTGGCACGGGCAGAAGCTAGGGACACATCCACTCAGTGAGCCGGACTGTGGCTATGACCCGGGGCACCAGCTCCAAACTCTGCCAG GGCTGAGAGACACGTGA